From Halorussus lipolyticus:
TCGAACCACCCAGATGGGGAGCAGAGCCTCCAGCGGGAGGTCCTGCGTCGCCGCCATCGCCGCGTCGAACGCGCCGGACATGCTCGTGGCACTCCCGGTTTCGGGGAGCGGGACGAACAGCAGGACGGCGCTGACCGCGAACGCGAACCACATCGCCGAGCGAAGCCACTCCTTGATGTAGACGTGCCCGAGACCGGGCAGGAAGAAGGACAACACAGCGCCCAACCACGGACGCTTCTCGCTTTTCGTATGAGTCACTAGTCGGGGGTAGCCGAGCGACGTTAATAAATGCTGTCCCCGAACGCCGGCGCTGGACCTCAATATAGACGTTTTATTTTAAATCATCGACTAACTCGGCCAGCGTGGCGAGGTCGTACTGCCCCGGCGCGGTGGCCTCCTCGGGGCGGACTGGAGCGTAGCCGATTTTCGACCCGTAGAGCGGCGCGACCGCCCGCGAGTGGCGGCCCGCCTCGCCCATCGCCATCGTCGCCACCCGCGCCCCGGCCTCGGAGAACTCGTGGGTGACCGAAAGCAGGTCCAGTACGTCGCTCCGGTTCCGGGCGGTCACGGCGAGTTTGCCCACGTCGGCGCGGTCGGTCGCGGTTTCGAGGAGGTCCCGAAGTTCGGACTTCGGCGGCGTGCGCTCGAAGTCGTGGACCGAGGCCACGACCGTAGTGTCGGTCCGGCGCGCTCGCTCGGCGACGCGCTCGCCGTCGCCCTCGGTCAGCGACTGAAGTTCTATATCGACTGCGCCGACGCAGGCCAACTCGGCGGCCTCGGCAAGGTCGGCGAGACGAGCGTCGTCGTCCTCGGCCTCGCCGCCCTCCCACGCCGCGCGGTTGGTGGCGAGGACGGGCAGGTCGCCGTCGTAGTCGTCGAGCGCGGCGAGCGGGTCGTCCGCGAGGTCCATCCGGAACTCCACGGCGTCGGCGTGGTCGCGGGCCTCGGGTTCGGCGTCGAGGTCGGTGAGGCTGGCCGCGAGGACGAGCTCCTCGAAATTCATGTCCGGATGTGAGTGTGGGGCGTGGAAAAGTGTGTTCGTCGCGTCGGGTGGATTGCTCCGGTCGAGATTCGTTTCGTGACGAGGGTCGCACTGCAGAGGACTGTCGCGGTAGGGAGTCGGAGAAGCCATCTCCCGAACACCGGCGAGGTTGAGTCGGGCGTGGGCCGAGGCGTCATCGCACGGTACCGCAACCGCTCTGCTCCTCGTCCTCCCCAACCGCCTCACTCCTCCGCTTCGCTCCGTCGTTCGTCCCTCGCACGCAAGGCGCGGCGAGCGCCGCGCCACGCGCGCCGACCGCCGCGCCACGCGCGCCGACCGCAACGACTAGAGACACATCTGTAATTGCTAGACAATTAAATATAATCTACAAGTTATTGTATGTGTTTTTATAACCTAACTACATATGTCTAATACTCCGTGATACGTCGGACGAACGTTTAAATATCGAGACGCCCAACCCGAGAACGTGCTACTCACGGTCCAGACCCCTGCGAAGTCGAGGGCACGCCCCCGCGCTATGCGTATGCGCATGCGAAGCGACGCATAGCGTCGGGAGGACCCGCCCGGACCGTGGCGCGCGGCATTTTTGGGTGGTGAAACCCGGCCGTCCGGTCGAATCGCCAGCCAGTCAGTAATCCACAGACGACAGCATGTCCGAACACGGAAATCGGCGGGTTTTACACTCGCCACGGAGGATTGGATAGTATGAGCCACGACGACTTCCCGACGGAGCATCCGGCGGTGGTGACGTGCGGTCTGCCCTACGCCAACGGCGACCTGCACATCGGCCACCTCCGGACGTACATCAGCGGCGACGCCTACGCTCGCGCACTGGAGAAGTTAGGTCAGCAGACCGCATTCGTCTCCGGGTCCGACATGCACGGGACCCCGGTGGCGGTCAACGCCGAGAAGCAGGGCGTCTCCCCCGAGGAGTTCGCGCTGGAACACCACGAGAAGTACGCCGAGACC
This genomic window contains:
- a CDS encoding zinc ribbon domain-containing protein; the protein is MTHTKSEKRPWLGAVLSFFLPGLGHVYIKEWLRSAMWFAFAVSAVLLFVPLPETGSATSMSGAFDAAMAATQDLPLEALLPIWVVRLFSAIDAYWLALQRAPAEEDEAEQCPACGRPVDEDLDFCQWCTTPLPEREGPNGSSEGNNPTEGNAISR
- a CDS encoding type I 3-dehydroquinate dehydratase; this encodes MNFEELVLAASLTDLDAEPEARDHADAVEFRMDLADDPLAALDDYDGDLPVLATNRAAWEGGEAEDDDARLADLAEAAELACVGAVDIELQSLTEGDGERVAERARRTDTTVVASVHDFERTPPKSELRDLLETATDRADVGKLAVTARNRSDVLDLLSVTHEFSEAGARVATMAMGEAGRHSRAVAPLYGSKIGYAPVRPEEATAPGQYDLATLAELVDDLK